The nucleotide sequence CGGTACGCTTGCGCGCCACCCAGTGGGCACCGCGGCGGATGGCGCGCAGCCAGGTCTCATCCAGCGCCTCGCCGGTGAGCTCGGTGAAGCGCGCGGCGATCCACAGCGCCTGGCCGTTGGAATCCCACTCGCCCTCCTGGCTGTGGAAATAGCCCGTGGCGCGCGTCTGGCGCTCGGGGAAGCGCAGCAGCGCGCGGCGGGCGGGCGTGGTCAGGCCGGCGGCGAGCAGGGCGTGGATAATGAAGGCGGCATCCCGGAACCAGAAGCGCTTGTACGTGTACGGCCCGGGATAGACGTCCGCCACCGAGTGCAGCACCAGCGTGCGCATAGCGGCGTCGTAGAGGAAGCGATAGCCGGCATCCGGGACCTCCAGCGCGGCGGTGCCCGCAAGCGCCTCGCCCCAGCTCCCGGCGGCATCCGCCGGCAGCGGCTCCGCCTCCGGCCCGGGCAGCGGCACCCGTACCCGCAGCCGACGCTCGCCACCGGCAGAGATCCGGAACAGCGCCGCGCCGGTGACGAGCCCCGTCTCGCAGTCCTCGCCACCGGCGCCGTCGGGCTCGTGCAGGTGGATGGCGACGTCGCCGTGCTCGTAGTCGGAGGCATAGTGGGCCTCCGGTGTCTCCTCGAAGCGCACGGCCCGGTGCCCGTCCACCTCCCAGACGTCGCCCGTCCGCCGCAGGCGGTGGATGAAGGCAATCCCCTCGGGGTTGTAGGGCCGCAGCGCCACGGCCAGCATCGCCGGGTGCGGCGCGCTCGCGCGGTAGTCGATGACGAGCTCGCTCCCGTTGCCCTCGCTGACGACGCGGGCGCGCTGCTGGAGCTCGATACCGTCCCGGCTGCTGCGGGAGACCACCGCCACCCCGTCGTCCGTCTCCAGCCACTGCTGCGAATCCGACGTCCGCGACGGGTACAGCGGCTCGCCGTCGTCCGGCAGCACCCAGCCGTCCAGGGACCAGCCGTCATACCAGGGGGTCACCAGCCCCCGCGGGTCGACGATGGGCAGCTCGGTGCAGTCGGGCCGCCCGACGGCGGTCCAGTTGCGGTGGGTGAGGTTCACATGGGTGATGCTGAACGCCCGCGGGAGGAAGGCCTCGCTGTGGGGGTCGAACTGCTGCTCGATCCAGTAGGGCCAGACCCAGTCGAGGTTGTGCTGGATTACCCGGGTGTTGATGAGCCCCCGGGCGTGGAACACCATCCCGGCCCGCAGCAGCTCGATGGGCTCCGCCACCTCGGAGGGCTGGCCGAACCGCCGCAGCCGGGCCATCAGGGCCAGCGGATCCAGAAACCCGTGGGACCGCGCCGCGCGGCGCAACAACCACTTCCAGGGCAGCCACTTCAGGGGCACTGACACCTCCTCAATTGATCTATTTCGCACGGGAGGCGCTTCGACGGGGAGACCGAAGGCGGTGGGTCGGCGCGGGACACGGCGTGAATACATCCATGTAGCCTCCACTGCGGCATCCATGCCGCAGAGGGTCCCGCGCCGACCCACCGCCTCCGGTCAACCATGTATCCAACGCCCAACGCGCGTTTCGACGGTTGCCTGATTCCAATTTGCCGAGAACAAGCCGGCGACACCCGATATCTGGCCAACGGGTCCCACCGTGGCCGAAGCCTTCCTGCACCACCTGTCGGCGCGGCGGAGGGGTACGGCGCGGGCAGTGCGAGTCGGGGTGGGAGCGAGCGGGACCGTAGGCGAGAGGGACCTCGCCTACGAGCTTACAGGGATGTATTCACAGCGTGTCCCGCTCGCTCCCACCCCGACTCGCACCGGGCACGGCCAACAAACCACGCTCGGCGCCGCGGCCCCGATCTCCCCTCAAGGCAACTCCACCAGCACCGACTCCAACGGCCGCCGCGTCGAATCCGGGGACTCGTCCGGGTAGCCGTACCAGACGAGCCCGACCACCCGCTCCGCCTCCGGATCCATCCAGACCAGATCGTGGAAGCGCGGGTCGCGCGTCACCTCGCCGGTGGTCCACTTTGTCCCGACGCCTGCGCTCCACAGATGGAGCGCGAAGTTCTGCACGGCGCAGGCGCAGGCGGCGTAGTCCTCCTCGGCGCGCAGCGGGTCGCTGCTGCGCTCGCAGGTGACGAGCAGCCAGCCGGGAATCGCCGCCCAGCGCTCGCGCTTGGCCGCGCCGGCGGCGGGACCCGCTTTCGCGGTGACGAGCTCGGCGTTGAGCTCGACGATGGCCGCCTGGGCCTGCGGGCCGAGCAGGCGGAAGCGCCAGGGCTCGGTGAGATGGTGGTTCGGCGCCCAGCAAGCCGCCTCCAGCGCATCCAGAACCCGCTCCCGCGGCACCGGCTCCGGGCGGAAGCGGGCGATGCTGCGGCGGCCGCGGAGCAGCGCGCCAACGGCGTCCGGGCTCGGCGGGGCGGGAGGCGCGCGATGGTCGGCGGGTTCGATGGCCATGGACATCCTCGATCGGGTTCGCGGCTGCGGTGAAGGGTACCAGCGCCGGGGCGGGATGGTCCGCAACAACCGCGCAGCGCGCCGCCGGCACGTGCGCCCTGCACTGGCGCCGACGCCGGCGAAAGCGCTACGGTAAGGATCGTTGCCGGCACCACCGCCGCACCCGACCAGCGCAGGTTCCGTGCGCCATGCACCGTGACAGCTATCATCATCTCGAGATCCACGATCTCCCGCCCGGCGGGCTCGACGGGCCGTGGGCCGCGGAGCGCCTGGCCAACGCCCGTGCGGCCCTGCTGCACCGCCTCGACCTCACCAGCGCCCGGCTGCGGGCGCGGGGGCTGCATCTGCGCCTGGAGCCCGAGGCCAGCCCGGAGCACCTGCCGGCGCTGCCGGCGGAAAGCCAGCTGGGCGTCACGCTGTACCTGGACGAGGTCAGCGAGCGGCTGGTGGTGAGCGAGGTGCTGTATCTGGTGGAGTCCCTCTGGCGGCCGTTCTGGCAGGGGCGCACCCTGATCCATGTCGAGGACGAGGACCGCCGGCCGGGGCTGCCCGCCGAACTGCAGCGCCGAGCCGCCGCCTGGCTGCGGCTCGAGCGCGGCACGGTGGAGGTCGGCGTGCCGGTTTCCATCCCCGCGCGCCAGCACCCCTGAGCCGACCGCGAGCAGGGCACCGCCGCTGGCTCGGTCGTGCAGCCCCAACGTACCTCCATGACGGACAGGTGACACCTTTGTACAAGGTGTGTACAGTCGCGCTGGAATAGGGATCGTGCTGGAGCACTGCCATGGATCACGACCTGGATTACCACTTCGAGCAGATTATCCGCGGCATCGGCGAGGACGTCGGCCGCGAGGGGCTGGTGAAGACGCCGGAGCGCGCAGCCCGCGCCTTCGAGTATCTGACCCAGGGCTACCAGCAGTCCCTCTCGGAGCTGGTCAACGGCGCGCTGTTCGAGTCCGACAGTGACGAGATGGTGATCGTCCGCGACATCGAGTTCTATTCGCTGTGCGAGCACCACATGCTGCCGTTCATCGGGCGCGCGCAGGTGGGTTACATCCCCAACGGGCGGGTGCTGGGCCTGTCCAAGATCGCGCGGATCGTCGACATGTACGCCCGCCGTCTGCAGATCCAGGAGAAGCTCACGCGGGACGTGGCCGAGGCGGTGCTCGAGGTGACCGGCGCCAAGGGGGTGGCGGTGCAGATGGACGCCCGGCACCTGTGCATGATGATGCGCGGGGTGAACAAGCAGAACTCGGAGATGAGCACCTCGGTGATGCTCGGCAGCTTCCGCACCTCGCAGTCCACCCGCAACGAGTTCCTCCAGCTCATCCGCCGCTGAGGTCGCCGTGGCCGACGATCGCCTGCACCGCGACCTCTCGCGGATCCGCATCAAGAACCTGCGCCTGCGCACCTATGTCGGCTTCAACGACGAGGAGCAGGAAAAGCGCCAGGATGTGGTGATCAACATCCGCATCGACTACGACGCCCTGGCCGCGGCGCAGGCCGACTCGGTGGAGCGGGCGCTGGACTACAAGACCATCACCAAGCAGGTGATCGCCCACGTCGAGAACAACCGCTTCCTGCTGCTGGAGAAGCTGGTGAACGACGTCCTGGAGCTGGTGCTGGCCCACCCGCCAGTGCGCCACGTCGAGGTGGAGGTGGACAAGCCCCACGCCCTGCGCTTCTCGGATTCGGTTTCGCTCACCATGTCGGCGAGCCGCGAGGGGTAGCGGGAAGTTATGCGGGCTAGGGGCTCTCCAGCCCCAGCACCCGGATGGCCGTGGTCAGGGCAAGCAGCACCAGCAGCGCCCCGGTGGCCCGCTCGATCCACGCCGCGTGGCGCCGCAGCCAGCGCCCCGGGGCCGCACCCGAGAGGCCGAGGGCCACGAGCGCGTACCAGGTACCGTCGATGACCGTGGCGGTCACCGAAAGCAGGGCAACCTCCGCGAGCCCCATCCCCGGGCGGACGAACTGGCTGAACAGGGCCAGGAAGAACACGGCGATCTTGGGGTTGAGCAGGGCGATCGCAAGGCCGTCCCGCGCTGCGCTTTTGAGGCTCGCCCCGGTGGCGGGCGCCCCGGCCTCGAAGCGGCCGCCGCCCGTGGCGCGCAGGGCGCTGGCGCCGAGCCACAGCAGGTAGGCGGCGCCGGCGAGTGCCAGCCCGCGGTAGACGAACCCGGTCTCGGCGATGAGCGCGGCGAGCCCGAGGGCGGTGGCGATGGCGTACAGGCCCACGCCGAGGGCATGGGCGACCGCCACGCAGAACCCGTGGGCACCTGAGTGCGCCACGGTGTGGCGCACCACCACGGCCAGGCTCGGCCCGGGGGACATTGCCCCGAGCACGCACACCGCCACCAGCGACAGCCACCCCGTCAGCGTCATGGCGCGGAGTATACGGGCGTGGCACGCGCGACCGGCAGCCCTCAGTGCGCCATGAGCACCGGCACCGTCATCTGCTCCAGCACGCCCCGGGTGGTGCCGCCCATCACCAGCTCGCGCAGGCGCGGGCGTCCGTAGGCGCCCATCACCAGCAGATCCGCGCCCTGCTCGGCGGTGAGCGAGAGCAGCGCGTCCGCCACCGGCACGTCGCGCATCACCAGGCGGTCGGCCTCCACCGCGACGCCGTGACGGGCGAGATGGGTGGCGATATCCGCGCCCGGGAGCTCGCCGTGGTCGCCACGACGGCGATCGTGCCCCTCCACCACGGCAAGGTGCACCACCTCGGCCTCGCGCAGCAGCGGCAGCGCGTCGGCCACGGCGCGGGCCGCCTCGCGGCCGGCATTCCAGGCAATGACCACGCGCCGGCCCACCGGCACCGGCTGCCAGGCGTAGGGCACCGCCAGCACGGGGCGCCCGGCAAGCACCGCCAGGTGGCCCGCCAGGTCGTCCGGCACGAGTCCGTGGGGCTCGTCCGGGTCGTACTGGCCGACCACCAGCAGATCGGCATAGCGGGCGTGGCGGGCGAGGATGTCCGCCACGGAGAGATCGAGGCGCATGTCCTCCACGGCGCGCCACTCCGCGGACAGACCCCGGCGATCGGTCTCGGCGCGGAAGGCCTCGCCGAGGCGGGCGTTGCGCACCTGCCAGCTGCGCCGATAGCCCTCCAGCGCCTCTGGCGGCAGAAACTCGGCGCGGGCGGCCATGGGCTCGCTGACGGCGATGCCGGTGAGATGGGCCGAGAAACGCTCGGCAAGCTCGGCGGCGACGCCGATGCGCTCGTTGGTGTTGTGGCCTTCCTCGAGATAGACCAGGACGTCCTTCAGCATGACGGCCCCTCCGTTCGGGTTCACTGTCAGCATGGCAGTCTGCGGGCACGCCATCCTGACCACGGTCAATCGCGCGGCCCTGCGTGCAGTGCAGCAATGATTCCGTTAGGCTCTCGCCGACTGGCCAGTGGGGGAGCTCAGCGCATGGGCATTGAAATCGGCGGCCTGCTCGGGCTGCTACTGCTCGTCGCCAACGTCTACGCTATTATCCGCACGGCCGGCAGCCATGCCGGCGCGCTGGCGAAGGCGGTCTGGATCGTGGCAATCCTGATCCTCCCGGTGTTCGGCCTCCTCGCCTGGCTGCTGTTCGGCCCGAAGGGCTGAGTACGCTCGGGGAGCGGCGCCCGTCGCCGCTGCCATCGGCGTGAAACTCCGCCCTGGGCATACTGTCCTCAGTAAGTTCGACAGGCCTCCGTCCAGCTAGGGATTTCTCCGCATGCGCACCTTTATCCGTCTCCTGGTTGCCCTGCTGCTGCTCGGCGGCATCTTCGGGGGCATCTTCGGCTGGAAGTATTACCAGCAGATGCAGGGTGCCGGTGGCGGGCCTTCCGGGCTGCCCACCGCCAGCGTCGCCGCCACCGAGGTGGCGAGCGAGGAGTGGCAGGGGCGGCGCACCGCCGTGGGCAGCCTCTCGGCGGTGGACACGGTAGCCGTGAGCACCGAGGTGGCCGGGGTCATCGAGAGCATCAGCTTCGATTCCGGCCAGGCCGTCGAGGCCGGCGATCTGCTGGTCCAGCTCGACGCCGAGGTGGACCGGGCCGAGCTCGAGGGCCTCCGCGCCCAGGCGGAGCTTGCCCGCATCGAGTTCGAGCGCGCCGAGAACCTCCTGCCGCGGCGGGCCATCTCCCAGTCCGAGTTCGACCAGGCCCGCGCTCAGCTCGACAACGCCACCGCCGCAGTGCGCACCCAGCAGGCGCGCATCCGCCAGAAGGCCATCCGCGCGCCGTTCACCGGCCTGCTCGGCATTCGCGGAGTGAGCGTCGGCGAGTACCTCTCGCCGGGTACGCCCATCGTGGAGCTGCGGCAGCTGGCGCCGATCTACGCCGACTTCTCCCTCCCCGAGCGCTTCCTGCCGGAGCTCGAGCCGGGGCGCACGGTGGAGGTGGAGGTCAACGCCTACGACGAGGTGTTCCGCGGCGAGATCACCGCCATCGACAGCGGCGTCGACGTGGGCACCCGCTCCATCTCGGTGCGGGCGACCCTGGACAACGACGACCGCCGCCTGCGTCCGGGCATGTTCGCCCAGGTCGCGGTGCTGGCCCCGGAGCGCCGCGAGGTCATGACGATCCCGCGCACGGCGGTGAGCTTCAACACCTACGGCGACTTCACCTACCGCATCAACGAGACCGGCGACGGCCTGGTGGCCGAACGGGTGCAGATCCGCACCGGCGAGAGCCGCAACGGCTACGTCGAGGTGCTGGAGGGCCTGGAGCAGGGCGAGCGCGTGGTGGCCGCCGGCCTGGTGCGGGTGCGCGACGGCCAGCCGGTGGAGATCGACGAGACGGTGGCGCTTGACCACTCGGAGATCAGCGGCCGATGAGGTTCACCGACGTCTTCATCCGGCGCCCGGTGCTGGCGACGGTGATCAGCCTGCTGATCCTGCTGGTGGGCGTGCGCTCCCTGGACCTGCTGGAGGTGCGCCAGTACCCGTCCACGGAGAACACGGTGGTCACCGTCACCACCACCTTTCCCGGCGCGGACAGCGAGCTGATCCAGGGCTTCATCACCCAGCCGCTGCAGCAGGCCATCGCCGAGGCCGGGGGCATCGACTACATCACCTCGGAGAGCATCCAGGGACAGTCCACCATAGAAGTCCACATGGAGCTCAACTACGACGCCAACGCGGCGGTGGCGGAGATCCAGGCCAAGGTGGCGAGCCAGCGCAACGTGCTGCCGGCGGATGCCGAGGACCCGGTGATCGAGTCCAGCACCGGCGATCAGACGGCGCTGATGTATCTCGCCATCTACAGCGAGACGGTATCGATCCCGCAGATCACGGATTTCGTCAACCGCGTCGCCCAGCCGCAGATCCAGGCCCTGCCCGGCGTGGCCAAGGCCCGGGTGTTCGGCCGCCCGCCGGCGATGCGCATCTGGCTGGATCCCGAGCGGATGGCCTCGCTGAACGTGAGCGCCGGCGAGGTGCGCGAGGTCCTGCAGGCGAACAACTACCAGGCCGGCGTCGGCAGCACCAAGGGCAAGTACGTGCAGGTGTCGCTCACCGCGACCACGGACGTCAGCAACCCGGACGACTTCCGGCGCCTGGTGGTGCGCGAGGAGAACGGCACCGTCATCCGCCTGGAGGACATCGCCGCCACCGAATTCGGCGCCCAGACCTACGACTCCGCCGCCTGGTACAAGGGCCAGCCGGCGGTGTTCATCGCCGTCGAGCAGGCCCCGGGGGCCAACCCGCTGGACGTGGCCGACGCCGTGAGCAACGCGCTGCCGGAGCTCCGCCGCCAGCTGCCGGAAGGCATGAGCGCCGCCCTGCCCTACGACGCCAGCGAGTTCATCGAGGACTCCATCGCCGAGGTGTTCAAGACCATCGGCGAGGCGGTGCTGATCGTGATCTTCGTGATCTACCTGTGCCTCGGCTCGATCCGTGCGGCCATCGTGCCGGCGCTGGCGGTGCCGCTGTCGCTGGTGGGCGCCGGGTTCATCATGCTCGCCCTCGGCTACTCGCTGAACCTGCTCACGCTGCTCTCCATGGTGCTCGCCATCGGCCTGGTGGTGGACGACGCCATCATCGTGGTGGAGAACATCCACCGCCACATCGAGGAGGGGCACTCACGCATCCAGGCGGCGATCACGGGCGCGCGGGAGCTGGCCGTGCCGATCATCGCCATGACCACCACGCTGCTCGCGGTGTACGCACCCATCGGCTTCATGGGCGGGCTGGTGGGCACGCTGTTCACCGAGTTCGCGTTCACCCTGGCCGGGGCGGTGCTCATCTCCGGCGTGGTGGCGCTGACCTTCTCGCCCATGGTCTCGGCGCGGGTGCTCAAGCCCCACGGCAGCTCGGGGCGCTTCGAGCAGCGGGTGGAGCGGTTCTTCAACGGCCTTGCCCGCGGCTACAAGCGCAGCCTGCGCAGCCTGCTGGACACGGTGCCGGTGCTCATCCTGTTCGGCGTGGCGGTGCTGGTGTCGAACTACTTCATGTTCACCACCAGCCAGAACGAGCTCGCCCCCACCGAGGACCAGAGCATCATCTTCTTCCAGGGCAGCGCCCCGCGCACCGCGACCCTGGACTATCTGGAGCACTTCGCAAGCCGCTATCAGGACGCCGCCGAGTCCATCGACGAGTACAACGAGAGCTTCATGATCCTCGGCGGGCTCTCGCCGGACACGGTGTTCGGCGGCCTCAAGCTCGTGCCCACCGCCGAGCGGGAGCGCTCGCAGATGGCGGTACAGCCGGAGATGTCACAGAAGTTCAGCGCCAACCCCGGCTTCGACACCGCCGTCTTCCCGCGGCCGAGCCTGCCGGGCTCCGGCGGCGGCCTGCCGATCCAGTTCGTCATCACCACCTCGGCGAGCTACGAGGAGCTGGACGAGGTGGCCGGGCAGCTCGCCCAGCGGGCGCAGCAGAGCGGCAACTTCATCTTCCTGAACAAGTCCGTGGAGTTCGACCGGCCGGTGACCACCGTGCAGGTGGACCGGGACAAGGCCGCGGACCTCGGCATCAGCATGGCGCGGGTGGGCCAGACCCTCTCCGGCATGCTCAGCGGCGGCTATGTGAACCGCTTCAACCTGGACGGCCGCAGCTATCAGGTGATCCCGCAGGTGGACCGGCCGTTCCGGCTCGATGCCGGGATGCTGGAGGACTACTACGTCGAGACCGGCGCCGGCGAGCCGGTGCCGCTGTCCGCCCTGGTCACCCTGGAGCGGGACGTGGAGCCGAGCGCGCGCAACCAGTTCCAGCAGCTCAACTCGCTGACGCTGGAGGGCGTGATGGCGCCCGGGGTGCCCATGGGCGATGCCCTCGGCTATCTGGAGCGGCAGGCGGAGGCGCTCTTCCCCTCCACCTTCGGCTACGACTTCACCGGCCAGTCGCGCCAGTTCGCCAACCAGGGCAGCGCGCTGATCGTGACCTTCTTCCTGTCGATTCTGGTCATCTACCTGGTGCTGGCCGCGCAGTTCGAGAGCTGGCGGGATCCGGCGATCATCCTGGTGTCGGTGC is from Spiribacter halobius and encodes:
- a CDS encoding universal stress protein — encoded protein: MLKDVLVYLEEGHNTNERIGVAAELAERFSAHLTGIAVSEPMAARAEFLPPEALEGYRRSWQVRNARLGEAFRAETDRRGLSAEWRAVEDMRLDLSVADILARHARYADLLVVGQYDPDEPHGLVPDDLAGHLAVLAGRPVLAVPYAWQPVPVGRRVVIAWNAGREAARAVADALPLLREAEVVHLAVVEGHDRRRGDHGELPGADIATHLARHGVAVEADRLVMRDVPVADALLSLTAEQGADLLVMGAYGRPRLRELVMGGTTRGVLEQMTVPVLMAH
- a CDS encoding nitroreductase family protein, with protein sequence MAIEPADHRAPPAPPSPDAVGALLRGRRSIARFRPEPVPRERVLDALEAACWAPNHHLTEPWRFRLLGPQAQAAIVELNAELVTAKAGPAAGAAKRERWAAIPGWLLVTCERSSDPLRAEEDYAACACAVQNFALHLWSAGVGTKWTTGEVTRDPRFHDLVWMDPEAERVVGLVWYGYPDESPDSTRRPLESVLVELP
- a CDS encoding efflux RND transporter permease subunit — protein: MRFTDVFIRRPVLATVISLLILLVGVRSLDLLEVRQYPSTENTVVTVTTTFPGADSELIQGFITQPLQQAIAEAGGIDYITSESIQGQSTIEVHMELNYDANAAVAEIQAKVASQRNVLPADAEDPVIESSTGDQTALMYLAIYSETVSIPQITDFVNRVAQPQIQALPGVAKARVFGRPPAMRIWLDPERMASLNVSAGEVREVLQANNYQAGVGSTKGKYVQVSLTATTDVSNPDDFRRLVVREENGTVIRLEDIAATEFGAQTYDSAAWYKGQPAVFIAVEQAPGANPLDVADAVSNALPELRRQLPEGMSAALPYDASEFIEDSIAEVFKTIGEAVLIVIFVIYLCLGSIRAAIVPALAVPLSLVGAGFIMLALGYSLNLLTLLSMVLAIGLVVDDAIIVVENIHRHIEEGHSRIQAAITGARELAVPIIAMTTTLLAVYAPIGFMGGLVGTLFTEFAFTLAGAVLISGVVALTFSPMVSARVLKPHGSSGRFEQRVERFFNGLARGYKRSLRSLLDTVPVLILFGVAVLVSNYFMFTTSQNELAPTEDQSIIFFQGSAPRTATLDYLEHFASRYQDAAESIDEYNESFMILGGLSPDTVFGGLKLVPTAERERSQMAVQPEMSQKFSANPGFDTAVFPRPSLPGSGGGLPIQFVITTSASYEELDEVAGQLAQRAQQSGNFIFLNKSVEFDRPVTTVQVDRDKAADLGISMARVGQTLSGMLSGGYVNRFNLDGRSYQVIPQVDRPFRLDAGMLEDYYVETGAGEPVPLSALVTLERDVEPSARNQFQQLNSLTLEGVMAPGVPMGDALGYLERQAEALFPSTFGYDFTGQSRQFANQGSALIVTFFLSILVIYLVLAAQFESWRDPAIILVSVPLSIAGAMAFITLGFATVNIYTQVGLITLIGVVAKNGILIVEFANNLQISQGYSKREAVEEAAAIRLRPIIMTSIALIVAMVPLLIASGPGAVSRFHIGLTIATGLGIGTLFTLFVLPAFYLLLARDHAAAQRAAEA
- the folX gene encoding dihydroneopterin triphosphate 2'-epimerase, encoding MADDRLHRDLSRIRIKNLRLRTYVGFNDEEQEKRQDVVINIRIDYDALAAAQADSVERALDYKTITKQVIAHVENNRFLLLEKLVNDVLELVLAHPPVRHVEVEVDKPHALRFSDSVSLTMSASREG
- a CDS encoding PLDc N-terminal domain-containing protein, translating into MGIEIGGLLGLLLLVANVYAIIRTAGSHAGALAKAVWIVAILILPVFGLLAWLLFGPKG
- the folE gene encoding GTP cyclohydrolase I FolE, yielding MDHDLDYHFEQIIRGIGEDVGREGLVKTPERAARAFEYLTQGYQQSLSELVNGALFESDSDEMVIVRDIEFYSLCEHHMLPFIGRAQVGYIPNGRVLGLSKIARIVDMYARRLQIQEKLTRDVAEAVLEVTGAKGVAVQMDARHLCMMMRGVNKQNSEMSTSVMLGSFRTSQSTRNEFLQLIRR
- a CDS encoding LysE family translocator; amino-acid sequence: MTLTGWLSLVAVCVLGAMSPGPSLAVVVRHTVAHSGAHGFCVAVAHALGVGLYAIATALGLAALIAETGFVYRGLALAGAAYLLWLGASALRATGGGRFEAGAPATGASLKSAARDGLAIALLNPKIAVFFLALFSQFVRPGMGLAEVALLSVTATVIDGTWYALVALGLSGAAPGRWLRRHAAWIERATGALLVLLALTTAIRVLGLESP
- a CDS encoding efflux RND transporter periplasmic adaptor subunit, whose translation is MRTFIRLLVALLLLGGIFGGIFGWKYYQQMQGAGGGPSGLPTASVAATEVASEEWQGRRTAVGSLSAVDTVAVSTEVAGVIESISFDSGQAVEAGDLLVQLDAEVDRAELEGLRAQAELARIEFERAENLLPRRAISQSEFDQARAQLDNATAAVRTQQARIRQKAIRAPFTGLLGIRGVSVGEYLSPGTPIVELRQLAPIYADFSLPERFLPELEPGRTVEVEVNAYDEVFRGEITAIDSGVDVGTRSISVRATLDNDDRRLRPGMFAQVAVLAPERREVMTIPRTAVSFNTYGDFTYRINETGDGLVAERVQIRTGESRNGYVEVLEGLEQGERVVAAGLVRVRDGQPVEIDETVALDHSEISGR